One window of the Serinus canaria isolate serCan28SL12 chromosome 9, serCan2020, whole genome shotgun sequence genome contains the following:
- the FBXO45 gene encoding F-box/SPRY domain-containing protein 1, protein MAAGPGPGPGPGAAAASWGGPGWRLPGRVLELVFSYLELRELRSCALVCKLWHRVLHGDENSEVWRSLAARCLAEEALRTDILCNVPTYKGKVRAFHHAFSTNDCSRNVYIKKNGFTLHRNPIAQSTDGARTKIGFSEGRHAWEVWWEGPLGTVAVIGIATKRAAMQCQGYVALLGSDDQSWGWNLVDNNLLHNGEVNGSFPQCNNAPKYQIGERIRVILDMEDKTLAFERGYEFLGVAFRGLPKVCLYPAVSAVYGNTEVTLVYLGKPLDG, encoded by the exons AtggcggcggggcccggccccgggcccggccccggggcggccgcggcgTCGTGGGGAGGGCCGGGCTGGCGGCTGCCGGGGcgggtgctggagctggtgttCTCGTACCTGGAGCTGCGGGAGCTGCGGAGCTGCGCGCTGGTCTGCAAGCTGTGGCACCGCGTCCTGCACGGCGACGAGAACAGCGAGGTGTGGCGCAGCCTGGCCGCCCGCTGCCTGGCCGAGGAGGCCCTGCGCACCGACATCCTCTGCAACGTGCCCACCTACAAGGGCAAG GTCCGTGCCTTCCACCACGCCTTCAGCACCAACGACTGCTCGAGGAACGTGTACATCAAGAAGAACGGCTTCACGCTGCACCGCAACCCCATCGCGCAGAGCACGGACGGGGCGCGCACCAAGATCGGCTTCAGCGAGGGCCGGCACGCCTGGGAGGTGTGGTGGGAGGGCCCGCTGGGCACCGTGGCCGTCATAGGCATCGCCACCAAGCGCGCCGCCATGCAGTGCCAGGGCTACgtggccctgctgggcagcGACGACCAGAGTTGGGGCTGGAACCTGGTGGACAATAACTTGCTGCATAACGGGGAGGTGAACGGCAGCTTCCCCCAGTGCAATAACGCGCCCAAATACCAG ATAGGTGAAAGGATTCGAGTTATCCTGGACATGGAAGACAAAACATTAGCATTTGAGAGGGGCTATGAGTTCTTGGGAGTTGCCTTCAGAGGACTGCCAAAAGTTTGCCTGTATCCAGCAGTGTCTGCTGTGTATGGTAACACAGAAGTGACTTTGGTCTACCTGGGAAAGCCTCTGGATGGATGA
- the WDR53 gene encoding WD repeat-containing protein 53 encodes MAAKWSGGHSSSVLCLTVSAEGLVASGAERGELALWDGGGSPVAQLRLPQAEDVTSVVFSARRPSTLYTSHGESISVLDVRSLQEPLQRFHVNEEEINCLSVNDTDSFLAAADDSGAIKVVDLESKKVSRSLRHSNICSSVAFRPQRPQSLVSCGLDMQVMLWNLQKVRPLWSTNLQECEMDEESPQSAGQFFNPPLAHSLSVASCGNIFGCGAQDGKVRLFRVTGARFERELEFQAHSLGVSQVLFMPEGYSLLSGGNDGKVLLWDVSSNVGKQQKSPAKSLHKRKAQAAACSRKDGKLNKAASNEHPGVVPKLSIEHGEKVNWLSCAEIKGSRRVLVADQSSSVSAYPLPEP; translated from the exons atGGCAGCTAAGTGGAGCGGTGGGCATTCCTCCTCTGTCCTGTGCCTGACCGTGAGCGCGGAAGGGCTGGTGGCCTCCGGCGCGGAGCGGGGCGAGCTGGCGCTCTGGGATGGGGGAGGCTCGCCCGTGGCTCAGCTGCGGCTCCCGCAGGCGGAGGACGTGACCTCGGTGGTGTTCTCCGCCCGCCGGCCCAGCACGCTGTACACGTCCCACGGAGAAAGCATTAGCGTGCTGGATGTACGCTCCCTCCAGGAGCCCCTGCAGCGCTTCCACGTGAACGAGGAGGAGATCAACTGCCTCTCGGTGAACGACACCGACAGCTTCCTGGCTGCGGCCGATGACTCGGGGGCCATAAAGGTTGTGGACTTGGAGAGCAAGAAAGTCAGCCGGTCTTTGAGACACTCCAACATCTGCTCGTCTGTTGCCTTCCGACCTCAGCGGCCTCAAAGCCTGGTTTCCTGTGGACTGGACATGCAG gtgaTGCTGTGGAACCTGCAGAAAGTTCGTCCCTTGTGGAGCACGAACCTGCAGGAGTGTGAGATGGATGAAGAGAGCCCGCAGTCAGCCGGGCAGTTTTTCAACCCGCCACTCGCACATTCCCTGTCCGTGGCCTCCTGCGGAAACATCTTCGGCTGTGGAGCTCAGGACGGTAAAGTCCGGCTGTTCCGAGTCACCGGGGCCAGGTTTGAGCGTGAGCTGGAGTTCCAGGCACACAGCTTGGGAGTCTCACAGGTGCTCTTTATGCCTGAGGGGTACTCGTTGTTGTCTGGAGGAAACGATGGGAAAGTTTTGCTCTGGGATGTCAGCAGCAACgttgggaagcagcagaaaagtCCAGCAAAATCTCTGCACAAGAGGAAGGCCCAAGCAGCTGCTTGCAGCAGAAAGGATGGGAAGCTCAACAAAGCAGCCTCAAATGAACACCCTGGAGTTGTGCCAAAGCTCAGCATTGAGCACGGAGAGAAGGTGAACTGGCTCTCGTGTGCAGAGATCAAAGGCTCCAGGAGAGTGTTGGTTGCTGACCAGAGCAGCTCTGTATCAGCCTATCCATTGCCAGAGCCTTAA
- the RNF168 gene encoding E3 ubiquitin-protein ligase RNF168, with product MSKSKAQLSLSDCLCQICMEIFVEPVTLPCSHTLCNSCFQMTVEKASLSCPFCRRRVSSWARYNTRRNTLINWELWEKIQKNYPEECERRMNGQDLDEEICVPKPQHQLSKPGELRQEYEAEISKVEAERRAHEQEENKASEEYIQRLLAEEEEEHRLAEERRKEMEKQLKQDEELAWQLSNSLNEDPEGHVPGSPSPAHSLSLQTSPLNLSKAKNKPSNSGDIQKYLSPKNCGMLGSASFSSTTGRGGSNSVSGETNSNEGSSSAVQDEQEEMPTLSPQLTSVNKDSGAKDSFLESCMNYFSASASGETGTVKQEKTPGTNGLEDGVPDAHHGTTEGEGSRTVLRSKGDDDGIESDSGNLTDVQRVNLEKSDETCTSGQLGMNCVMSDSQTELPGLGKEAGHSNEETPKKLQSSKETPKRKLLEAPVDAMIELDMLDKRRRTFSESVEDQGEQLNDFNLQTQRAFEQEFYERRRQEEQDRLLALQLQKELDKEERTLNRQKGSPDEYLLRTKPPRSGKDSAARKGSSKGAKDSKGSKTQAETNHHKTRKGSCNENWQSPARVRVKSPSIKEGKVLNCVVNTSDTNDICSLPKNKQKTILQMFKSPVAE from the exons ATGTCGAAATCCAAGGCCCAGCTTTCCTTGTCCGACTGCCTCTGCCAGATTTGCATGGAGATCTTTGTGGAGCCTGTCACGCTGCCGTGCAGCCATACCCTGTGTAACTCCTGCTTCCAGATGACAGTGGAGAAGGCCAGCCTTTCTTGTCCCTTTTGTCGGCGGCGAGTCTCTTCCTGGGCTCGGTACAACACCCGCAGAAACACTCTGATCaactgggagctctgggaaaaGATTCAGAAGAATTACCCGGAGGAGTGCGAGCGCAGGATGAACGGACAGGATTTGGATGAGGAAA TCTGTGTCCCCAAGCCACAGCACCAGCTGAGCAAGCCTGGGGAGCTGAGGCAGGAATATGAAGCAGAGATTAGCAAG GTGGAGGCAGAAAGGCGAGCACACGAACAGGAGGAGAACAAAGCGAGTGAGGAATACATCCAAcggctgctggcagaggaggaggaggagcacagGCTGGCAGAAGAGAGACGGAAGGAgatggagaagcagctgaagcaaGATGAAGAGCTGGCCTGGCAGCTCAGTAACAGTCTG AATGAGGATCCCGAGGGACACGTGCCTGGCAGCCCATCACCAGCACACAGCCTCTCCCTTCAGACATCCCCGCTGAACCTGAGCAAGGCAAAGAACAAACCAAGCAACTCTGGAGACATTCAGAA gtaCTTGTCTCCAAAGAATTGTGGTATGTTGGGATCAGCATCGTTCTCCAGTACCACAGGAAGAGGCGGGAGCAACTCTGTCTCTGGG GAGACCAACAGCAATGAAggcagcagttctgcagtgCAGGATGAGCAAGAAGAAATGCCAACCCTGTCTCCACAGCTGACCAGTGTAAATAAAGATTCTGGAGCTAAGGATTCATTTTTGGAATCATGCATGAACTATTTCAGTGCCTCAGCTTCAGGTGAAACCGGCACTGtcaagcaggaaaaaacaccAGGAACAAATGGTTTAGAAGATGGAGTTCCAGATGCACATCATGGAACCACAGAAGGGGAAGGGTCTAGGACAGTTCTTAGATCCAAAGGAGATGATGATGGAATTGAGTCAGACAGTGGCAATTTGACAGATGTCCAAAGGGTAAACCTTGAAAAGTCTGATGAAACTTGTACCTCTGGTCAGTTAGGAATGAATTGTGTGATGTCTGACAGCCAGACTGAGTTGCCTGGTCTGGGGAAGGAGGCTGGACACTCAAATGAAGAGACACCAAAAAAGCTACAGAGCTCTAAGGAGACTCCCAAAAGGAAGCTACTGGAGGCACCAGTTGATGCCATGATTGAGTTGGACATGCTTGATAAGAGGAGAAGAACCTTTTCAGAAAGTGTAGAAGACCAAGGAGAGCAGCTGAATGATTTTAACTTGCAGACACAAAGAGCCTTTGAGCAGGAGTTCTATGAAAGGcgcaggcaggaggagcaggacaggctcttggctctgcagctgcagaaggagctggacaAGGAGGAAAGGACACTGAACAGACAGAAGGGCTCTCCAGACGAGTATCTGCTTCGTACCAAACCACCTCGGTCTGGGAAAGACTCTGCTGCCAGGAAGGGAAGCTCCAAGGGGGCAAAAGACTCCAAGGGATCAAAAACTCAGGCTGAAACCAATCACCACAAGACTCGGAAAGGTTCCTGCAATGAAAACTGGCAGTCCCCTGCCAGGGTCCGGGTGAAATCCCCCAGCATCAAGGAAGGAAAGGTTTTGAATTGTGTGGTTAATACCAGTGACACAAATGATATCTGTTCACTGCCTAAGAACAAGCAAAAGACAATCCTGCAGATGTTTAAAAGCCCTGTTGCAGAGTAG